In Alkalinema sp. FACHB-956, a single genomic region encodes these proteins:
- a CDS encoding HAD family hydrolase — protein MPGAILFDLDGTLTDAKPGIVRSIQYALSEMGYAVPDPEALGWCVGPPLHRSFARLLNRDEPVEGHHCVEDSLIQQALTLYRQRYATLGMFESTLYPQVPDTLKALRVAGYRTFVATSKPQVYANQIISYFSISSLFDRVYGSEFDGTRSEKGDLIRYILQTENLSATTTVMIGDREHDIIGAKLNQVAAIGVTYGYGSLQELQAQGANWIVASPTELLQLFGLNLV, from the coding sequence ATGCCTGGTGCGATTTTATTTGATCTAGACGGAACCTTGACGGATGCCAAACCCGGTATCGTCCGGTCTATTCAATATGCTCTATCGGAGATGGGATATGCAGTTCCTGATCCTGAAGCCCTAGGCTGGTGTGTAGGGCCACCATTACATCGGAGCTTTGCCCGATTACTGAATAGAGACGAGCCTGTAGAGGGGCATCATTGTGTTGAAGACAGCCTAATTCAGCAAGCGCTGACTTTATATCGTCAACGATATGCCACCTTAGGAATGTTTGAAAGTACTTTGTATCCTCAGGTTCCAGACACCCTCAAAGCTCTTCGAGTCGCAGGCTATCGTACATTTGTTGCAACCTCAAAACCGCAGGTTTATGCAAATCAGATTATTAGCTATTTTTCGATATCATCACTCTTCGATCGGGTTTATGGCAGTGAGTTCGATGGTACACGTAGTGAAAAAGGGGATTTGATTCGGTATATTCTCCAGACAGAAAATCTGTCAGCCACTACAACTGTCATGATTGGAGATCGGGAGCATGACATCATTGGCGCGAAACTCAATCAGGTGGCGGCGATTGGGGTAACCTATGGTTATGGTTCACTCCAAGAATTGCAAGCTCAAGGCGCAAATTGGATTGTAGCCTCACCGACAGAGCTTCTCCAATTGTTTGGCTTAAATTTAGTATGA
- a CDS encoding FAD/NAD(P)-binding protein — protein sequence MLTSDSPTTIAIVGAGFSGSLVAAHLLKTANRPLLIKLIERSHEVGKGVAYSTNTNRHLLNVSAGKMSAFPNAPGHLLRWLYYNRNELAAFLPDDLNASSFIPRPIYGLYIQSILEEAEATAATQVRLKRVIDEVIAIEPTIQGAIVSLRYGDSFNADRVVLALGNAVTPAPSLPALGSADSRCTDSIDLRHAWSTDALAELDPDAPILLIGTGLTMVDMVVSLHERQHRGKIYAVSRRGLLPLAHQSTKPYPTFITQDNAAKSIRGLWQQVCVEITSAKTQDYDWRSVIDSLRPITQQLWQQLPPTEQQRFLRHVVPYWDVHRHRIAPEIGQRVQAMLDSGQLTIAAGRIQDYQRNQDGIAVTIRPRFQTKNWILSVQRVVNCTGIQTDYQRSLHPLMISLRQQGLIAPNPMGLGLETADDGAILDAQGRSSRTLYTLGTPRKGNLWETIAVPELREQAQALAATVLQSLPVRVLPVTPYVYDVYTPIAEPTTAVISNQAVATTSARLPSTLLSTLLFRQFLDPETSTYTYLIADSQTKDAILVDPVLEQVERDLETLHDLGLSLRYCLETHIHADHITGAGRLRQQTGCRVMVPQNATAQSADHTLADREVLLVGSIQVEAIATPGHTHSHLAYLVNNNHLLTGDALLIRGCGRTDLQGGDAGKLYDAVTQRLFTLPEPTLVYPGHDYKGRSVSTIGEEKRFNPRFADRSREQFITIMSHLGLSYPKKMNEAIPANESCGDFLSNHQEIDRTDLAIDSDHEQVELTLSTNAEIYESYFAMYI from the coding sequence ATGCTAACTTCTGATTCTCCAACCACGATCGCGATCGTTGGAGCAGGCTTTAGTGGTTCTCTCGTCGCTGCCCATCTCCTGAAAACTGCAAATCGACCCTTGCTGATCAAGCTCATTGAGCGCAGTCACGAGGTCGGGAAAGGCGTGGCCTATAGTACCAATACGAATCGGCACCTACTGAATGTATCTGCTGGGAAAATGAGTGCCTTTCCCAATGCCCCTGGGCATTTGCTCCGCTGGCTTTACTATAATCGCAATGAATTAGCCGCATTTTTACCCGATGACCTAAACGCCAGCAGCTTCATTCCCCGCCCAATCTACGGCCTCTATATTCAATCTATTTTGGAGGAAGCTGAGGCTACTGCTGCGACCCAAGTCCGTCTGAAGCGTGTGATTGATGAAGTCATCGCCATAGAACCTACCATCCAAGGCGCGATCGTCTCTCTCCGTTATGGCGATAGTTTTAATGCTGATAGGGTCGTCTTGGCCTTGGGCAATGCAGTCACGCCTGCACCATCATTGCCAGCTTTGGGAAGTGCAGATTCGAGATGCACAGATTCGATCGACCTACGCCATGCCTGGTCAACCGATGCCTTAGCAGAACTCGACCCGGATGCCCCAATATTACTGATTGGGACTGGGTTAACAATGGTGGATATGGTGGTATCCCTCCACGAACGCCAACATCGTGGCAAAATTTATGCAGTCTCGCGCCGAGGGCTATTGCCGCTAGCCCATCAATCGACCAAACCCTATCCAACTTTCATCACCCAAGATAATGCTGCAAAAAGCATTCGCGGTCTATGGCAACAGGTTTGCGTCGAAATCACATCAGCCAAAACGCAGGATTACGATTGGCGATCGGTCATTGACTCTCTGCGTCCGATCACGCAACAACTTTGGCAACAATTGCCGCCGACAGAACAGCAACGCTTTTTGCGCCATGTCGTTCCCTATTGGGATGTGCATCGCCACCGCATTGCCCCGGAAATCGGTCAGCGGGTGCAAGCCATGCTGGATTCTGGGCAATTGACCATCGCAGCAGGTCGAATTCAGGACTATCAACGCAATCAGGATGGCATCGCAGTTACAATACGACCACGTTTCCAAACTAAGAATTGGATTTTGTCCGTTCAGCGGGTAGTGAATTGTACCGGGATTCAAACGGATTACCAACGATCGTTGCACCCCCTGATGATCAGTTTGCGTCAGCAGGGACTCATTGCCCCCAATCCCATGGGTTTAGGCTTAGAAACAGCGGATGACGGCGCAATACTAGACGCTCAGGGGCGATCCTCGCGCACCCTTTATACGTTAGGCACGCCACGCAAAGGAAATTTATGGGAAACGATAGCGGTTCCAGAGTTGCGAGAGCAGGCTCAGGCATTAGCCGCAACGGTTTTACAATCTCTCCCTGTACGTGTGCTTCCCGTTACACCTTATGTGTACGATGTGTACACGCCTATAGCAGAGCCAACCACTGCGGTGATTTCCAATCAAGCAGTAGCGACAACTTCAGCAAGACTCCCATCGACATTACTATCGACATTACTATTTCGCCAGTTCCTTGATCCAGAAACGAGTACCTACACTTACCTGATTGCCGACAGTCAAACTAAGGATGCAATTTTGGTCGATCCGGTTTTGGAACAAGTTGAGCGAGATTTAGAAACCCTCCATGATCTCGGGTTAAGTCTTCGCTACTGCTTGGAAACACATATTCACGCTGATCATATCACTGGAGCCGGAAGGCTACGACAGCAAACCGGGTGTCGCGTAATGGTCCCGCAAAACGCGACTGCTCAATCCGCAGATCACACTCTGGCCGATCGTGAGGTTTTGCTGGTGGGATCAATCCAAGTAGAAGCGATCGCTACACCGGGTCATACCCATAGCCATCTGGCTTATTTAGTCAATAATAACCATTTGTTAACGGGAGATGCTTTATTAATTCGGGGATGTGGGCGAACTGACCTGCAAGGAGGGGATGCCGGAAAACTCTATGATGCAGTCACGCAAAGACTATTCACCCTACCGGAGCCAACCCTAGTCTATCCCGGCCATGATTACAAAGGACGTTCAGTTTCGACGATCGGAGAAGAAAAGCGATTCAATCCAAGATTTGCCGATCGTAGCCGCGAACAATTCATTACAATCATGAGCCATTTAGGACTCAGTTATCCTAAAAAAATGAATGAAGCGATTCCAGCCAATGAGTCTTGTGGCGATTTTCTTTCCAACCACCAAGAGATCGATAGGACTGATCTTGCGATCGACTCCGATCATGAACAAGTAGAACTGACGCTATCAACCAATGCAGAGATCTACGAGAGTTATTTCGCCATGTATATTTAA
- a CDS encoding MarR family transcriptional regulator, which yields MGLRKTAQKTVSNNCAAKVMETVPMVMRFIRADMRARGSYEELSVPQFRTLAFLDRNPGASLSELAEHLGVTRATASANTERLVQRQFIDRCDHPEERRRVVLKLTTAGREHLQANREQTRKYIANLLSSLTEEQILAIDEGLTLLRDVFEQQPGTK from the coding sequence ATGGGATTGCGAAAAACAGCTCAGAAAACTGTATCTAATAACTGTGCTGCCAAGGTCATGGAAACCGTTCCAATGGTGATGCGCTTTATCCGCGCGGATATGCGTGCACGAGGTTCCTATGAGGAACTATCGGTACCACAGTTTCGTACACTCGCGTTTCTCGATCGCAATCCAGGGGCTTCTCTTTCAGAATTAGCGGAACATTTGGGAGTAACGCGAGCCACAGCCTCTGCCAATACTGAGAGGCTGGTACAACGGCAATTCATCGATCGTTGTGATCATCCTGAAGAACGTCGTCGGGTGGTCTTAAAGCTAACGACTGCTGGCCGGGAACATCTCCAAGCGAATCGTGAACAGACTCGTAAATATATTGCGAATCTATTGAGTTCCTTAACAGAGGAACAAATTTTGGCCATTGATGAGGGGTTGACTCTACTGCGAGATGTTTTTGAACAACAGCCAGGGACAAAGTAA
- a CDS encoding TauD/TfdA family dioxygenase, protein MSDNHIYNHIQVKPTSGFTGAEIEGIDLSAQLSDEVIGEIRQALLQWKVVFFRNQHLDHAGQIAFTSRFGEVTYAHPHEDEPPEGFEQILPIDRSRFEQRYGLRRTSYENQWHTDVTAAVNPPAGSILRAVNVPEVGGDTTWTNLVAAYEGLSAPLRELADNLKAEHRFGARYNIPPTSKFAERIGKNPLVSIHPVVRVHPETGERALFVNPGFTARILDVSRQESDLLLELFFNQITKPAYTTRFRWNNGDIAFWDNRATAHLAPQDLDHIDVERVLYRTTITGDIPVGPNGFKSEVVEGAVFNRSLPKAFQQSAENQADQAVAALV, encoded by the coding sequence ATGAGCGACAATCACATTTACAATCATATTCAAGTGAAGCCTACCTCTGGTTTTACAGGCGCAGAAATTGAGGGGATTGATCTGTCTGCGCAACTGAGTGATGAAGTCATCGGAGAAATCCGACAGGCGTTATTGCAATGGAAAGTGGTATTTTTCCGAAACCAACATCTTGATCATGCAGGGCAAATTGCCTTTACCTCTCGGTTTGGTGAAGTGACCTATGCTCACCCCCACGAAGATGAGCCGCCTGAAGGATTTGAGCAAATTCTGCCGATCGATCGTAGCCGCTTTGAACAGCGTTATGGATTGCGGCGCACCAGCTACGAAAACCAGTGGCATACGGATGTAACAGCAGCCGTCAATCCACCGGCGGGTTCAATTTTACGCGCCGTTAATGTGCCCGAAGTTGGAGGGGACACCACCTGGACGAACTTGGTTGCGGCCTATGAAGGATTATCAGCACCACTGCGGGAATTAGCAGATAACTTAAAAGCAGAGCATCGGTTTGGGGCTCGCTACAATATTCCGCCGACCAGCAAATTTGCTGAACGGATTGGCAAGAATCCCCTTGTCTCAATCCATCCAGTTGTCCGAGTGCATCCAGAAACTGGAGAACGCGCTTTATTCGTTAATCCTGGCTTTACAGCGCGGATTCTCGATGTCTCGCGCCAAGAAAGTGATCTCTTACTAGAGCTATTTTTCAATCAAATCACCAAACCCGCCTATACCACCCGCTTCCGTTGGAACAATGGCGATATTGCCTTTTGGGATAACCGTGCCACAGCGCACTTGGCTCCCCAAGATCTTGACCATATTGACGTAGAGCGTGTGCTCTACCGCACGACTATCACGGGTGATATTCCCGTTGGGCCGAATGGCTTCAAGTCGGAAGTTGTGGAAGGTGCAGTGTTCAATAGAAGCTTACCAAAAGCATTCCAGCAATCCGCTGAAAACCAAGCTGATCAGGCTGTGGCAGCACTCGTCTAG
- a CDS encoding ABC transporter permease, with amino-acid sequence MKLQELGEPHNAWVNPSLRHPETWWRAIAELVRKTLVINELEIRKLRHDPSDLFLRAAQPTLWLLIFGQVFTRLRGIPTGNLPYLDFMAAGILAQSVLFVAIFNGGMTIIWERDLGIVHKFLVSPTPRSAMVLGKALASGIRSLSQVIVIYGLSLLLGVKLNFHPFAIAGVILIVLLGAACFSIFSLIVACLVKSRERFNGMGQLMTMPLFFASNAIYPISLMPPWLQFISHLNPLTYQVDALRGVMLANGQTTYGLGLDCAVLFFAVAVLTVICARLYPNVGR; translated from the coding sequence ATGAAACTTCAAGAACTCGGCGAACCGCACAACGCTTGGGTTAACCCTTCCTTACGCCATCCAGAGACTTGGTGGCGGGCGATCGCGGAATTAGTTCGTAAAACCCTGGTGATTAATGAGCTGGAAATTCGGAAGCTGCGCCATGATCCCAGTGATCTGTTCCTACGGGCTGCTCAACCTACCCTTTGGTTACTGATCTTTGGGCAAGTCTTTACCCGACTGCGAGGCATCCCCACGGGCAATTTACCCTATTTGGATTTCATGGCCGCTGGAATCCTAGCCCAGAGTGTCCTATTTGTGGCAATTTTTAACGGCGGAATGACTATTATTTGGGAACGGGACTTGGGGATTGTTCACAAGTTTTTGGTCAGTCCCACGCCCCGATCGGCGATGGTTTTGGGTAAGGCTTTGGCGTCGGGGATTCGCAGTCTATCCCAAGTGATTGTGATTTATGGCCTTTCGCTCCTGTTGGGGGTGAAGTTGAATTTTCATCCCTTCGCGATCGCGGGTGTGATTTTAATCGTTCTGCTGGGAGCCGCTTGTTTTTCCATCTTTTCGCTGATTGTTGCCTGCTTGGTTAAGTCGCGGGAACGGTTTAATGGGATGGGGCAACTGATGACCATGCCGCTCTTTTTCGCGAGCAATGCCATTTATCCCATCAGCCTCATGCCCCCCTGGTTACAGTTTATCTCCCACCTCAATCCGCTGACCTATCAGGTGGATGCTTTACGGGGAGTCATGCTGGCAAACGGTCAGACCACCTATGGCTTGGGGTTGGACTGTGCAGTCCTATTTTTTGCGGTGGCGGTGTTGACGGTGATCTGTGCGCGGCTGTATCCGAATGTAGGCAGATAG
- a CDS encoding DUF4333 domain-containing protein — protein sequence MQLIKRMNLWGKPRLVLRLKRQGINPKRFKKILAIAKPCMVNQKSRRVFWGILLGITTILVSSCTKKLDTTKLEGEIQQQVTQQGGSSLKTVTCPKNIELLAEKGFECVGKLESGELFAIPIKQTDGQGTTTWEVSNTQGLLNLAQLESLFQETLQREGQSLKIDCGEGYRSVKPGDRFECKVAKSTQETAQAERPETSDVAKMAQATTGNQPKNPVNPKIGKTQVPETIVVTIDPQNNVNWQQVLPASTVQVASARLSGAEAKSANAAGTVMTTQDSLEKSGESPTTSKIAPEDRLKLSAEMIKDLDRMGGGDAE from the coding sequence ATGCAATTAATCAAAAGGATGAACCTATGGGGTAAGCCCCGATTGGTATTGCGCCTCAAGAGACAGGGAATAAACCCAAAGAGATTCAAGAAAATCCTCGCAATTGCTAAACCTTGTATGGTGAATCAAAAAAGTCGTAGAGTTTTTTGGGGTATTTTGCTCGGTATCACTACTATCTTGGTATCTAGCTGTACCAAAAAGTTGGATACCACCAAACTAGAGGGAGAAATTCAACAGCAGGTTACGCAACAAGGAGGGAGTTCACTCAAGACGGTCACCTGCCCTAAAAACATTGAATTGTTAGCAGAAAAAGGATTTGAATGTGTTGGAAAACTCGAATCGGGAGAATTATTTGCAATCCCTATAAAACAAACTGATGGCCAAGGTACAACCACTTGGGAAGTCTCCAACACCCAGGGGCTATTAAACCTAGCTCAATTAGAATCACTATTTCAAGAAACCCTTCAGAGAGAAGGACAATCTTTAAAGATTGATTGTGGTGAGGGGTACCGATCGGTCAAACCTGGAGATCGGTTTGAATGTAAGGTAGCTAAAAGTACGCAGGAGACGGCTCAAGCAGAACGTCCAGAGACATCTGATGTAGCAAAGATGGCGCAAGCGACCACTGGGAATCAGCCTAAAAATCCAGTTAATCCAAAAATTGGGAAAACTCAGGTACCAGAAACGATCGTAGTCACGATCGATCCGCAAAACAATGTGAACTGGCAGCAGGTTCTCCCCGCCTCAACGGTACAAGTTGCGAGTGCAAGGTTATCAGGGGCTGAAGCAAAATCAGCGAATGCTGCCGGAACGGTTATGACGACTCAAGATTCGCTCGAAAAATCAGGTGAATCCCCCACAACTTCAAAGATCGCTCCAGAGGATAGGTTGAAACTATCTGCTGAGATGATTAAGGATCTCGATCGTATGGGTGGTGGAGATGCTGAGTAG